A window of the Aquarana catesbeiana isolate 2022-GZ linkage group LG05, ASM4218655v1, whole genome shotgun sequence genome harbors these coding sequences:
- the LOC141145702 gene encoding uncharacterized protein: MTTGEFSNMATIKEELASPHWPSWPSDPDVTTVKREEDASWGAEGLQPVALLEMKKLFCCPVCGKGFAQRHNLVKHQRIHSGERPYACTQCGKSFIQKQHLTKHQRLHTGERPYVCQICGRGFSLKHNLTTHLRIHTGEKPYPCAECGKNFSRRVNLRTHQKSHQKKRCQENNKLLATQGPTLSRKTARSVKLPDYGNLKEEPNSGYSTNDWQTGHLIPKEEPLVGYLGNHQQIDNVALKEEPHTGSMVNEWDPTIDPVQDGPSDGYIVNVVQIDNDTPDASHVVNPRPFICPDCGKRFANKQTFINHYRIHTGQRPHECPECGRSFVQKQHLTKHLRVHSGERPFVCGQCDRSFSMKHNLFTHLKIHSGEKPFSCSECNKKFSRRSTYLAHQKIHYKAPVEPGPPEDPQNTSSHLEEATSTPKRLHTIKPVIPWTTLGGLKMYKCHVCAKVFKQKHPLITHLRIHSGERPFSCQECGKNFIQKQHLTKHLRLHSGERPFSCQHCGKQFNIKHNLVTHQRTHTGERPFSCPDCGKTFNRQGILNVHRRTHDADFSGDPTCGSRKTEKPSLAGDSGESLDVKAKPQKGLQTTSHDIEVNDQPSLSRHKDSHTKGTSQFSCPRCGQIFGQREDLIQHEHLHKGERLYVCHQCGKRFLQKKNLTKHQRLHMGYKPFTCNICNRSFSLKHNLVTHQRTHTGEKPFLCTQCGRGFSRRETLNNHRKSHQAPQNKGGTARPKPITGKKKHLNNGQTSSDGQQDITSHQASQNDDTVPEEQQPVLDHQIQPTNGEAELEVQPVASQDHIRIFICPMCGKSFNQKHTLINHLRIHSGERPYSCHLCRKSFIQKQHLTKHVRLHTGERPYACHECGRSFSLKHNLTTHQRIHTGERPYPCNHCGKRFNRRSILLSHERTHQLVPPLPARTGELQLRSEYPVP; the protein is encoded by the coding sequence ATGACGACTGGTGAATTCTCCAATATGGCCACCATCAAAGAAGAGCTGGCGTCCCCCCATTGGCCAAGCTGGCCCAGCGATCCCGATGTCACCACAGTGAAACGTGAGGAGGACGCCTCGTGGGGTGCAGAAGGTCTCCAGCCAGTGGCCCTGCTAGAAATGAAGAAGCTCTTCTGTTGCCCCGTGTGTGGTAAAGGATTCGCCCAGAGACACAATCTGGTGAAACATCAGCGGATCCACAGCGGCGAGCGCCCGTACGCCTGCACCCAATGCGGGAAGAGCTTCATCCAGAAGCAGCACCTCACCAAGCACCAGCGGCTGCACACCGGCGAACGGCCCTATGTGTGCCAAATCTGCGGCCGCGGCTTCAGCCTGAAACACAACCTGACCACACACctgaggattcacactggagagaaaccataCCCGTGCGCCGAATGCGGCAAGAACTTCAGCCGGCGCGTCAATCTCCGCACTCATCAGAAGTCTCACCAAAAGAAGCGCTGCCAAGAGAACAACAAGCTGCTCGCCACCCAAGGGCCAACGCTGAGCCGCAAGACCGCCCGCTCTGTAAAACTTCCAGATTATGGCAACCTCAAAGAGGAGCCAAACTCAGGATATTCCACAAATGACTGGCAAACCGGTCACCTTATTCCCAAAGAGGAACCGCTGGTGGGGTATTTAGGAAACCATCAGCAGATCGATAATGTGGCTCTCAAAGAAGAACCGCATACCGGATCTATGGTCAACGAATGGGATCCCACCATTGATCCCGTCCAGGACGGGCCAAGTGATGGATACATAGTGAACGTTGTGCAGATCGATAATGATACACCAGATGCCAGCCACGTGGTCAACCCCCGACCGTTCATATGCCCCGATTGCGGGAAACGCTTCGCTAACAAACAGACGTTTATCAACCACTACAGGATCCACACCGGACAAAGGCCGCACGAATGCCCTGAGTGTGGGCGGAGCTTCGTCCAGAAGCAGCACCTCACAAAACACCTGCGCGTGCATAGTGGGGAACGCCCCTTTGTGTGCGGCCAGTGCGACCGAAGTTTCAGCATGAAACACAATCTCTTCACGCACCTGAAGATACACAGCGGGGAAAAGCCTTTCAGCTGCTCCGAGTGTAATAAGAAATTCAGCCGGCGGAGCACCTACTTGGCACACCAAAAAATCCATTACAAAGCGCCAGTGGAGCCGGGGCCCCCGGAGGACCCCCAAAATACCTCCAGTCATCTAGAGGAGGCCACATCAACTCCCAAGAGACTCCACACGATAAAACCGGTGATTCCCTGGACAACCCTGGGAGGGCTGAAGATGTACAAGTGCCACGTCTGCGCCAAGGTCTTCAAGCAAAAACACCCTCTAATCACCCACCTTCGAATCCACTCCGGGGAGAGACCCTTCTCCTGCCAGGAGTGCGGCAAGAACTTCATCCAGAAGCAGCACCTGACCAAGCACCTGCGACTGCACAGCGGGGAACGGCCCTTCAGCTGCCAGCACTGCGGCAAACAGTTCAACATTAAACATAACCTCGTGACCCATCAGAGGACCCACACCGGGGAACGCCCATTTTCCTGCCCAGACTGCGGCAAGACCTTCAACCGGCAAGGAATCCTCAATGTGCATCGTAGGACGCATGATGCGGACTTCTCTGGAGACCCAACGTGTGGAAGCAGAAAGACTGAGAAACCCTCATTGGCTGGTGATAGCGGAGAAAGTCTAGATGTTAAAGCTAAACCTCAGAAAGGTCTACAAACCACTTCACATGACATTGAGGTCAATGACCAACCAAGTCTGAGCAGGCACAAAGACTCCCACACCAAGGGCACTTCACAATTCTCCTGTCCGCGCTGTGGGCAGATATTTGGCCAGAGAGAGGACCTTATCCAGCATGAACATCTTCACAAAGGGGAGAGGCTGTACGTCTGCCACCAGTGCGGGAAAAGGTTCCTACAGAAGAAGAACTTGACCAAACATCAGAGGCTGCACATGGGCTACAAACCCTTCACCTGTAACATCTGCAATAGAAGCTTCAGTCTGAAACACAACCTCGTCACCCACCAGAGGACCCACACCGGGGAAAAGCCCTTTCTGTGTACACAGTGTGGTCGAGGCTTCAGCCGGAGAGAGACGCTGAATAACCATCGAAAGAGCCACCAAGCCCCCCAGAACAAAGGTGGCACCGCTAGGCCGAAACCCATCACCGGCAAGAAGAAACATTTAAACAATGGCCAAACCTCATCAGATGGACAACAGGACATAACCAGCCACCAGGCTTCTCAAAACGATGACACTGTGCCTGAGGAGCAACAACCCGTACTTGACCACCAGATACAACCAACCAATGGAGAAGCTGAGCTGGAGGTGCAGCCTGTAGCCTCCCAAGATCATATCAGGATCTTCATATGTCCCATGTGCGGGAAGTCCTTCAACCAGAAGCACACACTGATCAACCACCTCCGCATCCACTCCGGGGAAAGGCCTTACTCCTGCCACTTATGCAGGAAGAGCTTTATCCAGAAACAACACCTGACCAAGCACGTCCGCCTTCACACTGGCGAGAGACCGTATGCCTGCCATGAGTGTGGGCGGAGCTTCAGTCTGAAACACAACCTGACCACCCACCAGAGGATCCACACTGGGGAGCGGCCTTACCCCTGCAACCACTGTGGGAAAAGGTTCAACCGTCGCAGTATTCTCCTGAGCCATGAGAGGACTCATCAGCTGGTCCCACCACTGCCGGCCAGAACCGGTGAGCTACAGCTCAGATCGGAGTATCCAGTGCCATGA